ATCATTGTGATGATTCTAAATAGGCTGTTTGCTTTAGGGATATTCGAATGCTCGACGATATGAGGCATTAAAGTGCTACTAGCCGTCGTAAAGAAGATATTGATAAACGTAACAAAAAATATAAGCAAATAAATTGTGAATATCGTTTGAGTGAATAATAAATTGTACAAGTAGAAGATCAGTAAAAATAAAATTCTTGTTATGTCAGAGTAAATCATTACTTTTTGTAACGATTTATTTTCTACAAATGCACCTATATGTAAACCAAATAACAATACAGGAACAGCGGAAAAGATAAAGTAAAAGGACGTACTTACGCCACTTCCACCAAGTGATTGCAACATGCTAAGTAGAATGACGAATAGTGTTGCATCGCCAAAGGAACTAAAGAAAGTAGCTGAAAACAATAACAGAAATTTTTTATTTTTTAACATAATTCACCTCATCACATAGTTTAGAAAAAATCACTTTAACATTATTAACCACTGGTCAATTCCGATTAAATAAAAACTCTAGATAACTAGAGCTTTTAAGAGAAAGTCTACATGGGCATTCGCTGCTAAGTTAGCATCATCATAGCTCTCAACTCTTCCTTTGTAGTAAAGTACAAAGCCATGTAAAGCAATGAACGCAGAGTGAATGGTCTCTTCGTCCAATTTATTTTGATGTAGCGTTTGTATCGTATGAATAAATTTTTTGAGACTTTCTTTAGGTGCAGGTTGCTGAAGTGGATCCGATAGTCCAAGTTGCTGTACAAACATAAAATCATACTGACTTTGATTATTTAAACCAAATTGAATATAACTGATAAATATTTGCTTTGTACCTTCGATCGGGTCAAGATTTAAACTGTTATCAAGCATTTGATTGAGTAGCGCAAAATATTTTTCAATTACGGCATTAAATAATTGTTCTTTGTTGTCAAAGTGATAGTAGATTGAGCCATGGCTACATCCTAAAGCATTGGCGATAGAACGCATGGATACCTTGCTGAAATTTAATTCTAAAAACTGGCGATCAGCTTCTTCTACAATCATTTCTTTTGATAATGCATGTTCACTTTTCTTTCTGCCCATAAAATCCTCCTAATAAATTGACCATTGGTTGATTAAATGGTAAATGATTGTTTAGATAAATGCAAGATATTATTGGGAATGTTTTGAATATCTGTACGAATGAGTTCATCAAGGTTTTTTATCGCCATATCCTTTGAAAATGCCCACCACTTGAATCGATTTCTACAACATAAACATCGGGATTCGTTAATTGCTGCCACTCGTCAAAGCCAAAGTCTGGTGAAATCGAATGCAGGAGCATCGTGCTCAAATAGCCATGCGAAACAAGGACAATCGTTTCGGAATCATTAGTTTTTAGTTCTTCAATTAACGCTAAGATGCGATGCGTTGCTTCATTACTCGATTCGCCGCCTGTATATTTTATCGTCTTATCGATAAAGCTTTGCTGCAATTTTTCAAACCAATCTGGCATGTTTTCAGAGCTTAAAACACGCTCTTGTAAACGTTCATCAATTTCAATTTCGATGTTATGTCGCAGAGCATATGGCGTAATGGTTTGAATCGCTCTCGTAAAAGGACTCGAGATAATGCGATTTAGTGAGTAGTTTTCTAAAAAATCGGCTAGCTGCTGTGCTTGTTCGAATCCAGCTTCTGTTAGGGTTGCTTCAGGCGCTTGTCCTTGTGCCGCGCAATGTCTAATGAGTATGAATTTCGTCAAATTATGTACCTCCAACAAGATCATAGTTTTTAAACGATAGCTCTAACGATATAACGTGAAAACGTAACAGCTAAACCATCTTTCGTTGCATGATTTTCAAAAATCTCCGTTATCATTTGCAAATCTTTTTCCATTAATTGTTCAAAAATAGAAGGGTGTTGCCCAAAGGATCTTAGCTTGATGATATCGATCGGTTCTGTAAGTAACTCTGTGCTGTTGATTGTTTCAATGGTGTACGAAGTGAATTGGCTCTTTTCTAATTGCGCCTGAATTTTTTGTGAAATCGGTGCGCCAGCTGTCGGTTGAAACAAATTTGGAAAGAGCGTAGGCAATTCTTTATGCATGTCATCACCTGGATGTAGCCCCAAAATAGTTGCGCCGTTTTTCGTTACTTGCGTTAAGTGTGGGTAGGCTGATGTAGGGCCCTTTCTTATATAAACAAAGTCAAATTCATTGCGGCCGAATGGAAAACCTTCCTTCGTGTTTCCTAAAACGAACGATACATTGTCTGGTTTGTTAACGTAACCGGTTTGAAGAAAGGTATCTGTACTATCGAATCCTACGATTTCTTTGGCAACGAAGCCACACTTTTTCGTAAACTCACCATGCCCGCAGCCAACGTCTAGCACCTTTTTGTCCGCAATCATTTGTAGTACTTCTTCATCAAAAATCGTTTCGCCGTTCGGTCCAGTTAATGTAGAATTCCAGTCGTAGTGGTATGTATGTTGCAATTCACTTAGCTGTTTGTACCAGGCCAGGGAATGCGGTTGAAGCCAGTGTGGAAGCGTTGTTGGATTGGTTAAGGTCATAATTTTCACCTCGCAAATTTTATTAGTGGATTAACTTACTTTAAAAAACACTCCATATAAATATCATTTTCAGTAAAGCCGTTTTTTTTGTACAATGGCTTGCCCATTTCAGAGGCGATTAAAAATAGATGCTGCACATTTCTTGTTTCGGCTTCTGCTACTAATCGTTCTAACAACTTTTTAGCAATCCCCTTATTTCGAAAATCTACGTGCGTAAACATATTCGCAATATATCCTCGAATCCCCGTTGGATTAAAGTAACTAGGGGGGAACGCGATAAATTGAATGGCGCCTGTTGCAATGACTTGATTGTCCTGTTCAACTAACCATTGTACATATTGATTCGATTTCAATTGATTTTCAAAAAACGCTTTTAATTGGTCGTCGATCGTAGAAGAAACGACTTGTCCTTCATCAATTAATAACTGCTTACGTAACTGAATTAACAACGCTAAATCCTCTAATGTAGCTAATCGGAATTCCATCTCTAAAACCTACTTTCTGTCATTTTTTGCTGTAAATAAGGTATCGTTAATACTTCCTCGCATAATACACCATATTTAAAAACACCGTAGAAATATAGAACGTCATAAATAGCGTCAGCACGTGGAAAGCTGCGAGTGTGATTCCGAATGACGGATTCACGACAATCATTAAAAGAATCGCAAAGCTCAATCCCCAAAAATAGCTTATGTAAACAGCGCGCTCACGGATTTTTTGTGCGCGTTCGTCCTTTGCTGCAAAATGTGGTACTAAATACGCTAAACAAAAGCCCAAAATAGACATCGCAAACAACATTAAACCTTCAGGGAATTTTCCCTGAGAAAGATAAGCGCCATTTACTAGTAAGGCGCAGATGAACATAAAAGTTCCAAAAATAAGATAAAACGCTTTGTTACTACCCATTAAACTTCCTCCTCGTAAATAAAAATATCTTCAATTTGACACTTAAATAATCGGGCTAATTTAAAGGCAAGTGTAATGGAAGGATTATAGCGGCCCTTTTCTAAAGAGATAATCGTTTGCCTAGAGACCTCTAACTTCTCGGCTAATTGATCCTGTGAAAAATCAGCTTGTAAACGGAATTCTTTAATCGTATTTTTCACCTGTTCACCACCTATATGTAAAGTTTGATTTACGTAAAGTTAACTTTACATTACGCGGAATAAAACGTCAATTTAAATTATTCAGAAGAATCAGTTGAATTTATATCACTTTATGATATATTAGTTTTAGATATATCATAAAGTGATACAAAGAGGTGGAAAATTGAAATCTTTAGAGCAACTGACCGATTCGGTATTTTACATAATGGCGGCATTCACGCAACCAAAGCATGGCTATGCGGTGATGAGTGACATTGAGGCATTAACAGACGGTGAGGTTACAATCGGCCCGGCATCCCTGTATACCATTATTAAAAAGCTCATGACACAGGAATACATTACGCTATTTGATGATAGTGATTCGCGCAGAAAGGTATACACATTAACCGAAAAAGGGCGCGACGTACTGCAGCACGATATGATAAGACGAGAAAAAATGATTCGCTTTGCACAAATCGGACTAAAAGGGGATGTTTGAGATGACGAAAACAAAATATGTTGTTTCAGGTGGTATTGCATTTTCAGAAAAGAAGGATTTAGAAGTATTAAAAAAGTTTGCCGCAAAGGGCTGGATTGTCAAACGTTATAAACGAATGGGCTATGAGCTTGAAAAGCGTGAGCCAGAGCTTGTGGATTATAGTATAGATATTCGCAATTTAGCAGACGACGATGAGGACAAGGACGAATATTTTGCGATGTTTGAGTTCGCGGGCTGGGAGCATGTGTGCTCAAGGTATGATACCCATTTATTTAAAGCACCGGTTGGCACAACACCGATTTATTCAGACAATACGTCAAAGGCCGATAAGCTACTGCGTATGCGAAAATCCATCGTGCCAGCCGTTTACATAGCAGCATTGTTAACACTTGTTAGCTATTTCGTTATGGTTTTTGCGGAGGGGACATTTGTGGAAATTGCGAAGTGGTCATTTAACGTATTTATCGTGTTGCTGTTTCCATGTGTGTTGATGTATATTGCGCTGACGTATCGTAGTATGCGTTTGCAGTAGGGGAGGTGTTAAGTATGCGATTTTGGAAAAGTCCAATAGGTGTCACGCTTTTATTTACTGCGGTTGTATTTCTAGGTCAATTTACAAATTTTGCGGAATCACTGCGTGTAATCGGGGTATTTGCGCTAATCGCAATCGCGACATTTTTTATTCATGAGCTAGGGCATGTTGTATTTGGTGTAGTCGCGGGGTATCAATTTCACTTTTTAACGGCGGGTCTGATTATGATTGAACGGAAACGAATTACCGTAAATCCAAGCTGGGCTTATTTTGGAGGTGTCGCGAGCTGCTCTCCAAAAACAGATGATTTACAAAAGATTGGTCGCCAGCATTTCTGGTTTGCAGCGGGTGGACCCATGGTGTCACTTCTCTTTGGGATTGTTTCACTCATAGCTGGCGCACTATTGGAAATTCAGGCATTTACGTTATTTGCGTTTATGAACTTTGCAATTTTTGTAGTGACAATGATTCCATTTAAAGGCGGCTTTAAATCAGATGGTCTTATCATGATAGAGCTCATGAGAAATGACAGAGAAAAAGAGCAGTTTGTCAGTTCATTATTATTAATGAAAGAAATGATGTCACCCGCAGTACCAACGGAATGGTCACGTCAAATGATCGAACATGCGAGAACTGTTCCAGCAAACGAGAACAACATGAGCAATAGTTATCTACTGTTTTATTATGATTTATGTGATTCAGGTTTTGAGGTAGCGTCAAATGGAGTTGCTTCGTACAAAGCACTGCCAGTAACGAAGAAAAACAAAATGACGATGCAATTTGCGACGCATCTGAAGCAGCTCGATGCGGTCATGAATGGTCATGCAACGCCAAAGCAATTACGTGAGCTACATAGTATGATGATGTCAGTTGAGCCAATTAGCTATAAGCGCAGTGAGTGGATGATTGCCAAGCTCGAAGGCAATGAAACACTCGCTAAAAAAAAGCTAAAAGAGCACCGCGGCGACATCAAGCAAGGTAAGAAACAGTTTGGTTTTTACGTGGCAGAGGAGAAGTTAACCGATTTAATTGAACAAAATCTATAAATTTTGTTAAGGTAGGGCGGTGAATAAATACTGTGCTACCTTATTTTTATCAGAGGTGTTTTATGAGCCATTCAGCCAATTCATGCGGATCTATATCGATGGCTTATGCGTATGTGCAAAATGAAGCGGATGCAGTCGATATCCTTCAGCAAGCGGAACAGTGCTGCTTTTAAGATTTTATCAAGACTATATCATACCAGAAGTGGCGAATATTTTAGAAATGCCTTTAGGTATGGTGAAAACAAATATTAGGCGCAAATTGATAAGGAAGCTGGACAAGTTGCGTTTTATTTTGCAACGATAGCTTAGTCAGACTGCCACTCCTAATAAAAATGCTAAATAAAGTTTACATTAGAGAAACGCACGATTATAGGTTGGAGAATATGCACGATTTCATTCATCAAGATCAGAGTTGAAACACCTCACAAACAGGCTCAAATTGTTGGCACTGGCTTTTAGTGAAAATGTATAAACAATGTACCAAGAGAAAAGGCACAAACGCTGTTAAATTAACGTTCGTGCCTATCTGGTTTATTCCAAAACTTTGATTTGGGAACGTTATTTTGTATGGAATTGTATAAATTTTGTATTATCCCATCTTCTCAATTATCTTATAATCTTTTGTTTTCTCGAATTGAATTTCATTTTCTTCGCAAAATACGATTAAATCTTTATAGACATCATTTAGTTTAAAATAACCAACACGAATCGAAAGCCCTTTTCGAACCTTAATGACAGCTGATTTTGCGTTCCAACCCATTCGTTTGAAAGTGATTTTTATAACATCCGAATGAATTATTTTCTTGTTATAAATCTTTAATCCAAAGAGTTTAATGGTATAACGAATTGTATGTTTGTTTATTACTAGTTGATACGTTACAAAAGCATTGCAAACACAGAAGACAAATACCGTTAACGATACCCATTTTACAGATTGAATATGCCAACTCGATATACTTACAGCAAGACCTAGAAACGCTAATGATAGAATAAGTTGACGTGACGTAGTTCTATCATATTTCATTTAATCACTCCCAAAATTTATGTAACATACAAATAATCTATATATTTATTCTCTACCTAGCATTGATAAACCTTTTTACAGTTTCCAAAGCGTTCACAAGCAGTCAAAACGCCCCCTATTCAATTGAATAGGGGGTATTGGTTCCCTAAGTGTCATTGAAGTGACCCCTAAAAGTTAGACACGGTTATTTAGCTTATAGGTGTATAAGATATTCAAGTGATTTTTCTTAGATTATGTTTTTGGGTTTATATTCTTCAACATATTCTTCGTAATCTAAAACTTCAAGAGCATTTGACCAATGTAAAACAGTCCCAACGAAATCTTTGATATCTAAACCTGGCATTTCATAAGTTTCTTCTGTATTAACAGTTCCAGTGGCATTTTCGATAAATGTTACTGTATATCCTCTATCAAAGGCTGCAATTGCAGTAAATAAGCAACAAAATTCCGTATTAAAACCTGTAATAAAAACGTGGTCTACACCTAATTTTCCTAAGGTACCCTGAAGTTCTGTATTATAAAATGAACTTGGCGTTTGTTTTTCTATTACATATTCAGCATAGTCTTTTAACGAATTATGTAATTCAGAACCAATAGAATTTTTATACAGTCCACTTTCTTCTTCGTCATCTAAATGTCTAATAAAGATTACGGGCATCTTCGCTTCTTTGAAGTCTTTAATTATATTTTCCATAAGCGTAAGTTCTTCTTGAAAATCCCCTAAATTTACAATGCCATTTTGTACATCAATAACTAAAAGTGCTTTCATTATTTCAACTCCTAATGATTTTTATAAGAAAATAATTCTATATATAGGATATTATATCCTTTTATTGGATAAAAATTAAATTCCTGGTTGAAAATCATATTTCCCCTAAAAATATACATACCTTTCTTCAAGGAGGAATTAACATCAAAAGAAAAATCCACTTTTCCATTACATTTCTTTTGCTAATGACTACAATCGGTATATTTGTGTATTATAATACTTTGCCTGTAACAGAAATCTACCCTTATACAACCGTCACAACTTCAAATGAAATCAAAGAAGTAAATGAAATAAGCAAAAAAATTGATGAAACTGAATTAACTAAAAAAATAATAGACGGCCTCATAAAAAATGGATATTCCCCAAACAAGAGAATTCTCTATACAATCTATTCGCCTGAAAATAAAGTTCTAACAATTTCACTATCCAATTTTGACAAGGATGATAAAACAATAAATAAAATAAACAATATTATTAATACAATTTCAAAAGAAAACGATCTCAACTCATTTACGTAGAGCTATCAGAAACAAAAAAATAAACTTATTGGGGGAAAGCAGCCAAAGCCCCCATTCAATTGGAGAGGGGCTTTGATTTCCTAACTCTAAATTCCTGATGGCTTAGCGTTAAATCTGGTGAAAAAATGTTTTTACTTTTTCTCAGCTATATTTTTGAGTAATGAAATAATTTCTTTATCTCGTTTACTGCTTTCTCTTAATTTTGCATCAATAGATAAACAAGAGATGGCTATAACAACAACCCCAATAGTAATAATAAATTCCAATATTAATAACACCTGCCTACCTGTTAGTTGAACTTTACGAGTTTCTTAACATTTACAGCTCGACGTGATTGTTCTTTTAAATGTGGATTTTCTTCAAGGTCAAACGATACTTCGTCACCTTTAGTAAGTGATTTAAATCCATCGATTTGAATACTACTGAAGTGTACCCAGACGTCATCTTCACCTTCAACAGAAATCCATCCCCAACCGTCTTCTTCGTGGTAAATTTTACAGACCCCTTTAATGTTATTTCTCATTATAAAGCCTCCAATTTCATAAGTTGAAGTCATCATATAACTAACTTGTACCGTTAGTTGAAGTACAAATCTTTCCCAAATTAGTATTTTTGCACATGTCGAACTGCTTATTGTATTGAAAACCAACTGAGAGCTCTTTGCTCCATTTCACTAACAAATTTCTTTTTTGCTGGACTGTACTGGTTTGTAGTATCGTAGCGTTGGGCTAACTCTTCTTTAAAGCGACTATAATTGGTTACTTCTTGGGGATGAGATCTCAGATAATCTCGAAAGATCAAATGCCGTTGAATTTCAGGATTATGAAGTTGATAAAAATGGATATGGTGGGTTCTGTTCTCTCCACCTTTTCTAAATAGCCTTCTACCTGTAATACCCCATTCCCCAACAACATCATAACCAAGAGAATCCATGTGGTTATTGAATAAATCAACATTCTCAATGTTCTTAACGATACACATCATATCGATTACAGGCTTTGCTTTCATTCCATAAACGGACGTACTTCCAAAATGTTCGCATTGGATTATCTCGTCGCCAAATATTGTTTTAAGAAACTCTGCTTCATTTTGAAACATTTGAGACCAATCTACACTATAGTCTGTAAGACGAACTTTCATAGTCGTAACCCTCCTTATTAATCTTCCACACCCAACAAGGAGCATTCCTTTATAGATTCACCTTTTGTTGAATTAATTCCAAAGCTTTTTCGAAATCTTTATCTTTAAAAATAAATTCAGGTGTCCATTTGATATAAACATCAGGTTTTATACCTGTACCAAAGTCGGGATGATAATCTGTTTTACTTTTTAATTTAGAAATCGGATAGGATAGTGCATATTTATTTTCCCACTGCATTATTACTAAATCACTGTAATCATTTATGCCCATTGTAGAACGGCCAATCGTAGTAACTTTCGATGACTCAGCGCATACTTCTATACATGATTCCGCAGCACTTGCCGTATATTCATCCATTAATAGCATGACTTTCTCTGGGGTAGAAGTTCCGTGAAAATCCCTTTGCATTGTTTCAAGAATTTGAGAAAAGTCCACCTCTATAAAACCTTTACCGCGATTGTTTTTAAAAATGTTTTCTGCAAAATCAAGCATTTTTTTCGTATTAGGATCGATTTCTAAATGGCGGAATTGATTACAAAGTTCGATAAATAGATCAACATTTCGCTCCGTACAATTGAAAAGTCGAGGTGGTATTTCTGTATTTGGTTTTTCATCTGACGAAAACAAAAATGGCTCAAGAGGGGACAATAAAGTAGCATCTCCACCACCATTCCCACGTAGGTCAACGATTAAATATTGAGTTTTTTTAATATCTTCAATTGATTTTTCCAATAATTTAGCTACTTTTTGTGGCTCAATTAAATTTGGAATTTTGATATAGTATGCATTTTCACTAACCTTTTGACTTTCAAAAAGCACTTCAACTTTTTCAATATCATATTTCTCTAATGTGATTTTTACAATTTCATTTTGAACATTAACATATTCTATTGATTTCGCATGGTTTAAGAAAGTGGCCCATTGCTGGCGTTCTTTAATGGACTCTCGAAAATTTTTTGTTCTAATTCACTAATTTCCTTTACAGTTTTACCATCAATGGAAATAATTTTATCCCCAATGTTTAATCGTTGTTCTTCTTTAGTAGCAATTATATATAATGCATCGTCGAACCATTTCACGCGAAAACCACACGTTTTATTGTTGAATGTATACGCTTGATTGACAGTAAAATAAATATGCTTATCATCGAAATCTAATAAATATTCATTTACTAACCGACTAAATAGCGCATCATCTAGTGTATTTTTATTTTCTAAATGATCTATTTTTCTAGAAAATTCATTAGGGCGATCCCAGCCTTCTTTATCCTCAAATCCTGCATAATCATTATGAGTGATTGTAACGATTGCATTAAATATTTCTTTATACATTGCTCAGCCTCCTAAAAATTTATCGAGATTATTATGGTATTTACATACTAGATAAAGCTCCCAAAGCGAGATTGAAGTGACCTTGTATAGCATAAATTTTGATACATAAAAGGACTTAGTTTATTAAGTAAACTGAGTCCTTTCTTTAATGATGTTTGGGTGCATTTTAGGCAATACGAAACGAAAATGTAAATTAGATTTAGAATTCATAGCAGATTCCTCTTTAAATAAAACACACCAACTGCTATAGATCCTCTGATGAATCGATTACTTAACAATTCCAAAACTATTAAATGGATAGAATCTAATAGTGGCTTTTCCCAGTACCTTGTCCATTGGCACTAATCCCACACTAGCAAATCTACTATAAATACTTTTTCTACGATTATCACCTAAAACAAATAAATAGCCTTCTGGAATCGTTGAGTTACCTGTTAGAGATGGTAAAGTGAAATCTTCTGTTAGTGTACCAGTGTCTAGTAGTTGTTCTTTATCATTCTTCCGCCAGAAAACACCCACTTCAAGGAATGAGGAGGGTATCACCCCAATGAGTAAGTGGGTGATGAATGGCGGTTGGCATTAGCCAAAACGTTTGTCTAAACGCGAACATATGTGCTATAATGAGGTATATGAATTATCTTAATATTCTGTCCGAAGGAGGTGTCTCATGAAGCATAAAGCCTTTAAATTTCGTATTTTTCCAACGAAAGCGCAGGAAACGCTCATTAATAAAACATTTGGCTGCGCACGATTTGTATTTAATCAGCTGTTGGCCGAACAAAAACAACAGGACCACTACTGGCACGTCACCGAAGAACTTTTCCAAGCCGGCCAATTGCCCAAAAATACGTGGCAAGGAACATTCTTTAAAAAGTACGACAATATCAAAAAAATACCCGGTTTAAAGCAAGTCTATCCGTTCCTAAAAGAAGTCGACAGTATCGCCCTGCAAGCCGCTGTGGAGCACTTGAGTGATGGCTATACACGTTACTATAAAAAACAAAACAACGTACCGCGTTTTAAATCAAAACGCCATCCCGTACAATCCTATACAACGAAATATGTGAATGATAATATTGTGATCCAAGGTCGTCACATTAAATTACCTAAGCTCGGGCTGGTCAAATTCGCGAAAAGTCGTGAGGTAACCGGACGCATTCTCCATGTCACAATTAGACGAAATCCAAGTGGAAAGTATTTCATCGCCATTTTAGCGGAAGTACAGCTGCACACGTTGCCTAAAACAGGTTCAACAGTTGGGATTGATTTAGGCATCAAACAGTTTGCGGTGCTGTCCGATGGCACGGTTTACGACAATCCCCGTTTTTTCCGAACACTGGAAGCGAAGCTAGCGAAAGAACAAAAAATATTAGCGTTTCGCCGGCGTCTAGCTGTCGAACGCAATTGCCCTTTACACGAGGCGAAAAATTATCAAAAGCAAAAACGCAAAGTGGCCCGGATACACGAAAAAATCACGAATGCGCGCATGGATTACTTGCACAACATCACCACCAATCTCATCAAAAACCACGATGTCATTGGGGTGGAGGATTTGCGAGTAGCCAATCTGTTGAAAAATCACCACCTAGCCAAAGCGATTGCCGAAGTCAGTTGGTCAACATTTCGAACACTGCTCGAATACAAAGCGGATTGGTACGGCAAACAAGTCATTGTCGTGGGCAAAACGTTTGCGAGTAGTCAGCTATGTTCTAACTGTGGCCATCAGCACAAAGAAGTGAAACAACTGGCATTACGTGCTTGGACATGTCCGCACTGTCACGCGCAGCACGACCGCGACTTGAACGCAAGTATGAATATTCAAAAGGAAGCAGCACGTCTAAGTGCTTCCTAAACCGTTGGGACAACGGGGTTAGCCTACTAATAGAACTGGCGGATACGCTGGTGGTCGTAGGAATCACCCACTTCTAAGCGCATGCGTAGGTGGGGGTAGTTCAAACAAGTCTAAATAGGGTTCTTCTAAAGCTACGTCATTTATATAAAGCGTGTCATTTTCATAAGCAACATGATCTCCTGGTAATCCTATGACCCGTTTAATATAATTTTCACCAATAGGAGCTTCGAATACGATAATGTTAAATCTTTCGAAACCAGAAATGTGCTTACTAATTTTATTGACGATAACTTTGTCTCCGTCTTCATATGTTGGCATCATTGAAGCACCATCTACTAAAATTGGTGAAAAAATAAACGTTCTCATAGCAATGACTTAATCCAATCTAATAATTCCTTTATCTTTGATTTATCCAAAATAACATCATCCTTTCAATTTACTTATCAGTAATTATATACCATTGATTTCACTTATGCGATTCTACT
The sequence above is a segment of the Solibacillus sp. FSL H8-0523 genome. Coding sequences within it:
- the lepB gene encoding signal peptidase I, which gives rise to MIPSSFLEVGVFWRKNDKEQLLDTGTLTEDFTLPSLTGNSTIPEGYLFVLGDNRRKSIYSRFASVGLVPMDKVLGKATIRFYPFNSFGIVK
- a CDS encoding GNAT family N-acetyltransferase, translating into MEFRLATLEDLALLIQLRKQLLIDEGQVVSSTIDDQLKAFFENQLKSNQYVQWLVEQDNQVIATGAIQFIAFPPSYFNPTGIRGYIANMFTHVDFRNKGIAKKLLERLVAEAETRNVQHLFLIASEMGKPLYKKNGFTENDIYMECFLK
- a CDS encoding GrpB family protein codes for the protein MKVRLTDYSVDWSQMFQNEAEFLKTIFGDEIIQCEHFGSTSVYGMKAKPVIDMMCIVKNIENVDLFNNHMDSLGYDVVGEWGITGRRLFRKGGENRTHHIHFYQLHNPEIQRHLIFRDYLRSHPQEVTNYSRFKEELAQRYDTTNQYSPAKKKFVSEMEQRALSWFSIQ
- a CDS encoding isochorismatase family protein; this translates as MKALLVIDVQNGIVNLGDFQEELTLMENIIKDFKEAKMPVIFIRHLDDEEESGLYKNSIGSELHNSLKDYAEYVIEKQTPSSFYNTELQGTLGKLGVDHVFITGFNTEFCCLFTAIAAFDRGYTVTFIENATGTVNTEETYEMPGLDIKDFVGTVLHWSNALEVLDYEEYVEEYKPKNII
- a CDS encoding methyltransferase domain-containing protein — encoded protein: MTLTNPTTLPHWLQPHSLAWYKQLSELQHTYHYDWNSTLTGPNGETIFDEEVLQMIADKKVLDVGCGHGEFTKKCGFVAKEIVGFDSTDTFLQTGYVNKPDNVSFVLGNTKEGFPFGRNEFDFVYIRKGPTSAYPHLTQVTKNGATILGLHPGDDMHKELPTLFPNLFQPTAGAPISQKIQAQLEKSQFTSYTIETINSTELLTEPIDIIKLRSFGQHPSIFEQLMEKDLQMITEIFENHATKDGLAVTFSRYIVRAIV
- a CDS encoding site-2 protease family protein; the protein is MRFWKSPIGVTLLFTAVVFLGQFTNFAESLRVIGVFALIAIATFFIHELGHVVFGVVAGYQFHFLTAGLIMIERKRITVNPSWAYFGGVASCSPKTDDLQKIGRQHFWFAAGGPMVSLLFGIVSLIAGALLEIQAFTLFAFMNFAIFVVTMIPFKGGFKSDGLIMIELMRNDREKEQFVSSLLLMKEMMSPAVPTEWSRQMIEHARTVPANENNMSNSYLLFYYDLCDSGFEVASNGVASYKALPVTKKNKMTMQFATHLKQLDAVMNGHATPKQLRELHSMMMSVEPISYKRSEWMIAKLEGNETLAKKKLKEHRGDIKQGKKQFGFYVAEEKLTDLIEQNL
- a CDS encoding helix-turn-helix transcriptional regulator — encoded protein: MKNTIKEFRLQADFSQDQLAEKLEVSRQTIISLEKGRYNPSITLAFKLARLFKCQIEDIFIYEEEV
- a CDS encoding histidine phosphatase family protein; the encoded protein is MTKFILIRHCAAQGQAPEATLTEAGFEQAQQLADFLENYSLNRIISSPFTRAIQTITPYALRHNIEIEIDERLQERVLSSENMPDWFEKLQQSFIDKTIKYTGGESSNEATHRILALIEELKTNDSETIVLVSHGYLSTMLLHSISPDFGFDEWQQLTNPDVYVVEIDSSGGHFQRIWR
- a CDS encoding PadR family transcriptional regulator, with the protein product MKSLEQLTDSVFYIMAAFTQPKHGYAVMSDIEALTDGEVTIGPASLYTIIKKLMTQEYITLFDDSDSRRKVYTLTEKGRDVLQHDMIRREKMIRFAQIGLKGDV
- a CDS encoding cold shock domain-containing protein, which gives rise to MRNNIKGVCKIYHEEDGWGWISVEGEDDVWVHFSSIQIDGFKSLTKGDEVSFDLEENPHLKEQSRRAVNVKKLVKFN
- a CDS encoding S41 family peptidase; amino-acid sequence: MLFESQKVSENAYYIKIPNLIEPQKVAKLLEKSIEDIKKTQYLIVDLRGNGGGDATLLSPLEPFLFSSDEKPNTEIPPRLFNCTERNVDLFIELCNQFRHLEIDPNTKKMLDFAENIFKNNRGKGFIEVDFSQILETMQRDFHGTSTPEKVMLLMDEYTASAAESCIEVCAESSKVTTIGRSTMGINDYSDLVIMQWENKYALSYPISKLKSKTDYHPDFGTGIKPDVYIKWTPEFIFKDKDFEKALELIQQKVNL
- a CDS encoding DUF2812 domain-containing protein; this encodes MTKTKYVVSGGIAFSEKKDLEVLKKFAAKGWIVKRYKRMGYELEKREPELVDYSIDIRNLADDDEDKDEYFAMFEFAGWEHVCSRYDTHLFKAPVGTTPIYSDNTSKADKLLRMRKSIVPAVYIAALLTLVSYFVMVFAEGTFVEIAKWSFNVFIVLLFPCVLMYIALTYRSMRLQ
- a CDS encoding TetR/AcrR family transcriptional regulator; the encoded protein is MGRKKSEHALSKEMIVEEADRQFLELNFSKVSMRSIANALGCSHGSIYYHFDNKEQLFNAVIEKYFALLNQMLDNSLNLDPIEGTKQIFISYIQFGLNNQSQYDFMFVQQLGLSDPLQQPAPKESLKKFIHTIQTLHQNKLDEETIHSAFIALHGFVLYYKGRVESYDDANLAANAHVDFLLKALVI